The DNA segment GCTTACTACAGGGTTACATATGAAGATATAGTGACAATTAAATAATTATGATATGAATACAGAATTATAATACTGTTAAAATACCCTTGAGATACCGTTGGAATACCATATATGGTATTCCAACGGTATCTCAAGGGTAATCAAAAGGTAACTTAAAGGTATTTTAATTCTGTATTCATTATGTTTTGATATTGTACTTACTATATTTTTATATACTACCCTGTAGTAAGATAGGTAAAAGAGCTTAGGAAGAATATAGCTTATGCGTTATATATAAAAGCAAAAAGCCTCCCCGAATATCAGGGAGGCTTTTAAAATTCAATGTCGTATTTCAGACTAGAACAAGGTAAACTCTACCCTTCTGTTTTGCTGACGACCTGCAGCAGTTTTATTGCTTGCAATAGGTTGGTTCATACCATAACCTGTAGCTTCAATACGCGATGCATTTGCACCCTGCGAAACCAGGTAAGCTTTTACCGATTCTGCCCTGTCTTTAGACAAACGCATGTTTAAAGCTGCAGAACCTGTATTGTCTGTATGTCCTGCCAGTTTCAAACTAAAGTTTTTCTGGATCAGCAGTTCAGCAACACGGTTCAATGTAGCATAAGATTTCTGGCGGATAGTGGCTTTGCCCAAATCAAACTCTAAGTTTTTAATGGCATCGGCAACCACTTTGCGGTCGGCTTCTGTAATGATGATTTTCTCAACCGGGGCAGGTACTTTTAAAGGACAGCCCGAACCATCAACCACAACGCCTGCAGGTGTACCCGGACATTTATCCAGTTTATCTGCCACGCCATCACCGTCACTGTCTTTCAACAGGTCGTTCATCTCAGTTCTTAACCTTGCATTCTCAGCTTTCTGGGCATCCAGGTCGCTTTTTAATGCATTGGCAGTTTGTTTGGCCTGCAAGGCTTCGTCATAAGTTAAAGCCACAGGATTATGCCATGCCAGTTGCTTTCCTTTTCCTAAAGAAAATTCCAGACCTGCATACGCATAATTGTACTTGTCATTGCTGCCACGGTAATAACCATCCAGGTTATCGCCATCAACATAGTTAATGGTCCAGCCCAGATCCAGGTTTACCTTTTCAGCTACTTTAAATTTAGCACCAACACCTACCGGAATGATCAGTTCGCTAATGGTTTTGCCACCAGCATAATCCGTTAAAGCACCCGATCCTGCAGCAGTTTTAACTTTATAACCTGCTAAACCAGCACCCGCCGATGCATATAATTGCACTGCACTGTTCTTGTTAAACATGTCTATGTTAAACAGGTTAACCACAGCATTTAAACTTCCTGAATAAGAAAGGTCTGTTTCAAAAGCGCTAACCGGACTTGCATTGGTACCACCACCGTCCCAGGCCTCCGAATTGTCTCCTTTTAATTTACCCCTCACACCGTCTAAACGTAAAGAGAAATAAGGTGTAAATTGTTTCTTGATGTACAAGCCATAACCCAGACTGCTTTTCCAGTTCGAGAAATCGTTTTTGCCACCCAATGGGGAAATCGGACTAAGCACCCCTGCGTTTACACCTATCGACCAGGTCGACAGCTGATTGGCTTCGGCACTCATTTTTTCTTGTGCCTGGGCAGTACCTCCCAGTAACAAAGCCGCTACAGCTACAGGCAAACATTTAAATAATTTTTGTTTCATAATATGAGGGTTAAATAATTAGTAGAATATTTAATTCTGAAAACAACTATTCAATTATCAGGCCAAACTATAGCCGATTTTTCTACACAGCTACCAGCCCATTGCTTTATCATCCCCACGGGGATCAGCCCCACCCTGATAATAACCCCATTTGGTTTTCAATATCGCATCAACCCGGCCAATAGGCCCTCTTGGCTTAAGGTGATAGCCTCTTTTGGTCAGCTCCAATACAGCTGCACTGTCCAGCGTCCCTTTTTCCACATATACAGAATCAGGCATCCATTGGTGGTGGAACCGCTTTGCGGTAACGGCCGACTGCATACTTTTGTCAAATTCTATGACATTGATGATGGTCTGAAAAACAGAGGTCATAATGGTAGAGCCACCCGGGGTGCCCACTACCATAAATAGTTTACCGTCCTTTTCTATTATGGTTGGCGTCATCGAACTCAGCATCCTTTTCTCTGGTACAATGGCGTTTGCTTCGCCGCCCAATAAACCGTACATATTTGGTGCCCCCGGTTTTACAGAAAAGTCGTCCATTTCATTGTTCAATAAAAAGCCCGCTCCTTTTACCACCACTGCAGAACCATAAGAACCATTTAGGGTTGTGGTTAACGAAACAGCATTGCCATCCCTGTCTACAATAGAAAAATGGGTGGTCTCTTCATGTTCAGGTACATTAAATACACCGGCTTTAATGTCCGAGCTTAAGCTGGCCTGTGCCCAGTTAAAGTTTGACATCCTGCTTTTGATATATGCAGGATCGATCAGTTGTTTCTGGGGCACTTTAAAGAAATCCGGATCGCCTAAATGCGTTGCACGATCGGCATATACTCTCCTTTCTGCTTCAACCATCACCTGTACCGTCGAATCTGAATTTAATCCCCAGCGTTTTAAAGGGTAAGGTTCAACAGATTTCAGCAGTTGAAGCAAAGCAATACCACCACTGGAGGTGGGTGGCATGGTGATAATTTTATAGGCTTTGTAATTGCCAACAATGGGCTTGCGCCATACGGCTTTATAGTTTTTCAAATCTGCAGCGGATATGATCCCGGCGCCACGTTTCATCTCTGCCACCAGGCTATCGGCAACCGGGCCTTCGTAAAAGCCTGCGCGGCCCTTATCCCTGATCTGTTCCAGGGTATTTGCCAGCTCATTCTGGACTAAAACATCACCCTCGGCCCATTCCCCTTCTTTTACCAGGGCTGTGCCAAGCGGATTATACGTTACAAAGCGTTCTTTTTCCCTGTTCAGCTCCCTTGCGGTACGTGCTGTTATTTTAAAGCCGTTCCTGGCCAGTAAAACTGCGGGCTGAACCAGCTCTGCCCATTTTAATTTACCATATTTTTGATGTGCTTCTACCATGCCGGCCACAGAACCCGGTACACCTGCGGCCAAATGTCCATCCAGGCTTTTTTCCTTAACAGGATTGCCTGCAGCATCTAAATACATATCCTTAAAAGCCAGTCCGGGAGCTTTTTCGCGGAAATCCAAAGCATTGGTCTCACCCGATGCCGAGCGGTACACCATAAAACCGCCACCACCTAAATTTCCGGCATTGGGGTATACCACGGCCAGTGCAAACTGAACGGCTACAGCGGCGTCAACGGCATTGCCGCCTTTCTTTAAAATATTTAATCCTACCCCCGAGGCTTCTGCATTTGCCGATACCACCATTCCGTTGCGGTATTCTCCACTGTTGTTCTTCCCAAGCTGTCCGCCAACACAGGCAGCTAAAGTAGCTGCTATAAAAAGTACTCCGGCAAGGGGGGCAAAATGTTTAAGCCTTATAGTTTTCTGCATCGGTATATATTTTTTCAATAATGGTTGCGTATTTTTCCAATATAACTTTTCTTTTCAGGCTCAGCTTGGGGGTAAGCTCCCCACCGTCAATACTCCATGGTTTAGCCAGCAGTTCAAAGCGCTTTACCTGTTCCCATTTCCCGAAATCCTTACCGGAATTCAGTACTATCTGGTTAAACTTCTCTATCACCTGCGGATTTTTGGCCATTTCTTCGTCCGTGGTATAATTGATCCCTTTTTTAGCTGCCCATGATTTTAAAGCTACAAAATTAGGTACAATTAAAGCTGCCGGAAATTTGCGGTTTTCGCCTAGTACCATTACCTGCTCTACCAGTACCGTTTCCTTAAACTTATTTTCTATCATCTGCGGTGCCACGTATTTACCACCTGCAGTTTTAAAGATCTCTTTTTTCCGGTCGGTGATCTTTAAAAACCGGCCATTGACCAGTTCACCGATATCACCTGTATGGAACCAGCCATCTTTATCTATGGTTTCGGCAGTCAGGTCGTCCCTTAAATAATAGCCTTTCATAATGTCGTGTCCACGGGCCAGCACCTCTCCATCTTCTGCTATTTTAACTTCTACCCCGTTAATTGGAGGGCCTACTGTTCCAAACATGGTATTGCCAAAATGGTTCACTGTAATTACCGGTGAGGTTTCGGTGAGTCCGTAGCCCTCAAATACCGGCATGCCCGCAGCCCAGAAAATCCTGGCCAGTCGCGGGTTTAAGGCCGCGCCTCCCGAAATGATCACTACAATTTCGCCACCAAGGGCCTCCTGCCATTTTTTAAACACCAGTTTCCGGGCAATGCCCAGCTTCAGGTTATAAAACCAGCTGTTTTCAATTTCAAACTTTTCGGCCAGGGCCACAGACCAAAAAAATATCCCCCTTTTGATCCCTGTAAGTGCCTTGCCTTTCTCCATGATCTTTTCATATACCTTTTCCAGCAGGCGCGGAACGGTAGAAAAAACATTGGGTTTTACAAACTGTATGTCGGCCACAATAGTGTCCATGCTTTCGGCATAATATACCGCCGTATCACAATACATGTACAGGTAAACCACCATGCGCTCAAAAATATGCGAAAGGGGTAAAAAACTAAGGCCTTTACGAATCCCATCAGGAAGCAGCACAGCCGAATTTTCAAAGTTTTTGACCAGGTTATTATGGGTCAGCATTACCCCTTTGGGTGTACCTGTAGTGCCCGAGGTATAAATGAGCGTTAAAATATCTTCGGGTGTAATCTGGCTGCGATAGGCCTCAAGGTCTGTTTCGGTCTTTTGCTGTCCGGTCTTAACCAGCGTCTGCCAGTTGCCGGCTCCTTTAACTTCATCAAAAGTATAGATCTGAATGTCTTTCTTCAGCTCCTCACAAACCGGTTTTAGTTTGTTGTACAAAGGTTCATCTGCCACAAAAATGACGGTAATTTCTGCATTCTCGAGGATAAACTTTACATCATGTTCTGCAAGCGTAGGATAAAGGGGAATGTGGTAGGCCCCGATCTGCATCACTGCAAAATCTGTAATGTTCCATTCGGGCCGGTTTGCCGACATCACGGCTACCCGGGATGCTTTGCCGATACCCAGCTCGATCAGCCCCCTGCTCAATGCATCAACGGTATCGCTAAATTCCTGCGTACTGTATTTCTGCCATTTCCCATTCACCTTGCCACTTATAAACTCCTGTTTAGGAAATTTCTCTAAATTATATTGAAGTAAATCAAATACTCTTGTTACCGTTGCAGCCATACATCATCAGCTTAAATAAAAGATCTGGTTAAAAGATTTTACAGAAAGAACCTGTACAACCCTTGTTCTCAAACTTAACTAAAAATAATTAATGGAAAAAGAACTTTCTCAGTATGCAGGTCCGGCAGCCATGACATTATTTACATTTCTATGATTATCGGCACAATAGTTGCTACGCATGGAACAATAGAAAAATTAAATAAATAAATTATGATTATGAAAAAATTACTTTTTACTGTTTTTGCCTTAGCTGCATTTTTTACGATGAACAGCACTGATGCCAACGCTCAGAGCTATAACAACGCTATTGGTGGCCGCTTTGGTAATGCAAATGGGGTAAGTTTTAAAACTAAACTGAACAAAGGTGCAATGCTTGAACTGATCGGAAACTTTAGGAGCAACGATGGGGTAAGCTATGCCAACCTTACGGGCTTATATGAAGTTTACAATCCGATCAATGGAGCTGAAGGTTTAAACTGGTTCTATGGTGGTGGTGCAACTATAGGTTCTTACAAAATTAAACATGGTGGCGGCAGTGATTTTTATTTGTCGGCCAATGGTGTTTTAGGACTTGATTATAAATTTAACGGAGCCCCTATCAATTTATCTTTAGATTGGATTCCTGCGCTGCAACTTACACCTGATACAGGTTTCTGGGGTGGCGATATAGGTTTAGGTGTACGTTTCACGTTCTAAACAAAACTTATAAATGCATTAAAAAGCGCCTGGTTATGATTTAACCAGGCGCTTTTTAATTTACAGGGCGGTCGTAACCGCCTCATATTATTTAAACAATACGGCCTTCCTTACTGCCTTTTGCAGTTCTGTGGCCTTTTCGTCTATCTGCCCCACAAGTTTCAGGTTCGGACTGGCTTTAAGGGTAACTGTAATGTCTTTAAGGATCCCATCTCTGGCTACCTTAAAAGTTACCGTCTCTCCAACTTTTTTACCGGCAACTGCGGCCATTTTATCAATCGCTATTTCAACAGGGGCACCATCTGCACTGATCACTTCATCATTCACATTGAGCCCGTCAACCCAGGCCGCCGAATTGCGTGAAACTGTGGTAATAAAGACCCTTCCTCCCTGATTTTTAGTGGCAATGCCCAAATACGGGATACTTTTACCTTCATTTTCATTGGTTATGTTGATACCTGCATAGCCAAAATATTTATGGTAGTCGATTGCAGTGGTGCCATTCACGTATTTAGCCCAGAAATCTGTAAAGCTGGCTCCGCTGATCTTTTCTACCATAGCCTTAAATTCTGCATCGGTATACCCTCTTTTTTGTGCTTTATTTTGCAGGTACATGGCTTTCATCACATCGTCCAGACTTTTAGTACCTTTTGTGGCATGGGCTATTTCCAGGTCCATCAATAAGCCTACTACCTCGCCCTTGGCATAATAAGAAACTGTAGTGTTGTTCGAATTTTCATTAGGCCTGTAATATTTGATCCAGGCATCGTAACTGGCTTCGG comes from the Pedobacter heparinus DSM 2366 genome and includes:
- the ggt gene encoding gamma-glutamyltransferase, which produces MQKTIRLKHFAPLAGVLFIAATLAACVGGQLGKNNSGEYRNGMVVSANAEASGVGLNILKKGGNAVDAAVAVQFALAVVYPNAGNLGGGGFMVYRSASGETNALDFREKAPGLAFKDMYLDAAGNPVKEKSLDGHLAAGVPGSVAGMVEAHQKYGKLKWAELVQPAVLLARNGFKITARTARELNREKERFVTYNPLGTALVKEGEWAEGDVLVQNELANTLEQIRDKGRAGFYEGPVADSLVAEMKRGAGIISAADLKNYKAVWRKPIVGNYKAYKIITMPPTSSGGIALLQLLKSVEPYPLKRWGLNSDSTVQVMVEAERRVYADRATHLGDPDFFKVPQKQLIDPAYIKSRMSNFNWAQASLSSDIKAGVFNVPEHEETTHFSIVDRDGNAVSLTTTLNGSYGSAVVVKGAGFLLNNEMDDFSVKPGAPNMYGLLGGEANAIVPEKRMLSSMTPTIIEKDGKLFMVVGTPGGSTIMTSVFQTIINVIEFDKSMQSAVTAKRFHHQWMPDSVYVEKGTLDSAAVLELTKRGYHLKPRGPIGRVDAILKTKWGYYQGGADPRGDDKAMGW
- a CDS encoding AMP-dependent synthetase/ligase; translated protein: MAATVTRVFDLLQYNLEKFPKQEFISGKVNGKWQKYSTQEFSDTVDALSRGLIELGIGKASRVAVMSANRPEWNITDFAVMQIGAYHIPLYPTLAEHDVKFILENAEITVIFVADEPLYNKLKPVCEELKKDIQIYTFDEVKGAGNWQTLVKTGQQKTETDLEAYRSQITPEDILTLIYTSGTTGTPKGVMLTHNNLVKNFENSAVLLPDGIRKGLSFLPLSHIFERMVVYLYMYCDTAVYYAESMDTIVADIQFVKPNVFSTVPRLLEKVYEKIMEKGKALTGIKRGIFFWSVALAEKFEIENSWFYNLKLGIARKLVFKKWQEALGGEIVVIISGGAALNPRLARIFWAAGMPVFEGYGLTETSPVITVNHFGNTMFGTVGPPINGVEVKIAEDGEVLARGHDIMKGYYLRDDLTAETIDKDGWFHTGDIGELVNGRFLKITDRKKEIFKTAGGKYVAPQMIENKFKETVLVEQVMVLGENRKFPAALIVPNFVALKSWAAKKGINYTTDEEMAKNPQVIEKFNQIVLNSGKDFGKWEQVKRFELLAKPWSIDGGELTPKLSLKRKVILEKYATIIEKIYTDAENYKA
- a CDS encoding DUF6089 family protein, whose protein sequence is MKQKLFKCLPVAVAALLLGGTAQAQEKMSAEANQLSTWSIGVNAGVLSPISPLGGKNDFSNWKSSLGYGLYIKKQFTPYFSLRLDGVRGKLKGDNSEAWDGGGTNASPVSAFETDLSYSGSLNAVVNLFNIDMFNKNSAVQLYASAGAGLAGYKVKTAAGSGALTDYAGGKTISELIIPVGVGAKFKVAEKVNLDLGWTINYVDGDNLDGYYRGSNDKYNYAYAGLEFSLGKGKQLAWHNPVALTYDEALQAKQTANALKSDLDAQKAENARLRTEMNDLLKDSDGDGVADKLDKCPGTPAGVVVDGSGCPLKVPAPVEKIIITEADRKVVADAIKNLEFDLGKATIRQKSYATLNRVAELLIQKNFSLKLAGHTDNTGSAALNMRLSKDRAESVKAYLVSQGANASRIEATGYGMNQPIASNKTAAGRQQNRRVEFTLF